A DNA window from Amycolatopsis sp. DSM 110486 contains the following coding sequences:
- a CDS encoding amidase, with protein MSTELTRSDATELAELIRTKKVSSVEVVQAHLDRIEATNPKVNAIVTVAEGALEAAKAADEELASGVEVGPLHGVPFTVKDSFDTAGVLTQRGSPIFAGRVPDTDATAVARLKNTGGILLAKTNLPEFSYAVDSDNLLTGDTNNPWDLGRTAGGSSGGESGAIAAGMSPLGLGSDLAISVRGPAALTGIAALKPTHGRIPMTGAWPREPRRDWHAGPMARTIRDLALAYSFLAGPDGADGFSSTVPAGLDAGLGSSPQRTVRVGWLVDSGLGPVHPEVAATVQAAAEALRGAGVHVDAVSIPALERDTPLELFNLQHVMEVKPAYAEATAGHADQMYTATKFMRDAPETSIQDYVHAEQGVERLRDGFAAYFQQYDALLLPVTTVPAHKHGTTELTLDGKTLSIFHVMSTTAPFNLTGLPALSMRFGTTTEGLPIGVQLAASWHAESTILHIASLLETLSPVRGLHPVL; from the coding sequence ATGTCCACCGAGCTCACCCGGTCCGACGCGACCGAACTCGCGGAGCTGATCCGCACCAAGAAGGTGTCCTCCGTCGAGGTGGTGCAGGCGCACCTCGACCGCATCGAGGCCACCAACCCGAAGGTCAACGCCATCGTCACGGTCGCCGAAGGTGCACTGGAAGCCGCGAAAGCAGCGGACGAGGAGCTCGCCTCGGGTGTCGAGGTGGGACCGCTGCACGGCGTGCCCTTCACCGTCAAGGACTCGTTCGACACCGCCGGAGTGCTGACCCAGCGCGGTTCGCCGATCTTCGCGGGCCGCGTCCCGGACACGGACGCCACCGCGGTGGCGCGGTTGAAGAACACCGGCGGGATCCTCCTGGCGAAGACCAACCTTCCGGAGTTCTCCTACGCCGTCGATTCCGACAACCTGCTGACGGGCGACACGAACAACCCCTGGGACCTCGGCCGTACCGCCGGCGGTTCGAGCGGCGGCGAGTCCGGGGCGATCGCCGCCGGCATGTCGCCGCTCGGTCTCGGCAGCGACCTGGCCATCTCGGTGCGCGGGCCGGCCGCCCTCACCGGCATCGCGGCCCTCAAGCCGACGCACGGGCGCATTCCGATGACGGGGGCCTGGCCGCGCGAGCCGCGCCGCGACTGGCACGCCGGTCCCATGGCCCGCACCATCCGCGACCTCGCGCTGGCGTACTCGTTCCTGGCCGGCCCCGACGGCGCCGACGGCTTCTCCTCCACCGTCCCCGCCGGCCTCGACGCTGGCCTGGGCAGCTCGCCGCAGCGGACCGTCCGCGTCGGCTGGCTGGTCGACTCCGGGCTCGGCCCCGTCCACCCCGAGGTCGCGGCGACGGTGCAGGCGGCCGCGGAAGCCTTGCGGGGCGCGGGAGTTCACGTCGACGCCGTGAGTATCCCCGCTCTCGAGCGGGACACCCCGCTCGAACTGTTCAACCTTCAGCACGTGATGGAGGTGAAGCCCGCCTACGCCGAGGCCACCGCGGGCCACGCGGACCAGATGTACACGGCCACCAAGTTCATGCGCGACGCCCCCGAAACGTCCATTCAGGACTACGTGCACGCCGAACAGGGCGTCGAGCGGCTCCGCGACGGTTTCGCGGCGTACTTCCAGCAGTACGACGCGCTGCTGCTCCCGGTGACGACCGTTCCCGCGCACAAGCACGGGACCACGGAACTCACCCTGGACGGGAAGACGCTCAGCATCTTCCACGTGATGTCCACGACCGCCCCGTTCAACCTGACCGGGCTCCCCGCCCTGTCCATGCGCTTCGGGACGACCACCGAGGGCCTGCCGATCGGTGTGCAGCTGGCGGCCTCCTGGCACGCGGAGTCGACGATCCTGCACATCGCCTCGCTGCTGGAGACGCTGAGCCCGGTCCGAGGACTGCACCCCGTCCTCTGA
- a CDS encoding helix-turn-helix domain-containing protein produces the protein MAGQPCPIGRAADVLGDRWTLLILRSITAGATRFDQLHNDLGASTNVLSSRLAGLVGAGVLTKVPYRDDHRTRHEYRLTDAGADLLPVLHALARWGEDHTRSDRHTRPMKAVHAVCGAEMPFGDHCPHCDRTVARTELSWLRPWRSAAPVPLAEPVHD, from the coding sequence GTGGCCGGCCAGCCGTGCCCGATCGGCCGCGCGGCCGATGTCCTCGGTGACCGGTGGACCCTCCTGATCCTGCGCTCCATCACCGCCGGCGCCACGCGGTTCGATCAGCTCCACAACGATCTGGGCGCCTCGACCAACGTGCTCTCGAGCCGGCTGGCGGGCCTCGTCGGCGCGGGGGTGCTGACCAAGGTGCCCTACCGCGACGACCACCGCACCCGCCACGAGTACCGCCTCACCGACGCGGGCGCCGACCTGCTGCCGGTGCTGCACGCGCTCGCCCGGTGGGGCGAGGACCACACCCGCTCCGACCGGCACACCCGGCCGATGAAGGCCGTCCACGCCGTCTGCGGCGCGGAAATGCCGTTCGGCGACCACTGCCCGCACTGCGATCGGACAGTGGCGCGGACCGAGCTCTCCTGGCTGCGGCCCTGGCGCTCGGCCGCCCCGGTGCCGCTTGCCGAACCCGTTCACGATTGA
- a CDS encoding MFS transporter has product MSETRLNAAPVSAGHRAFAAGAATLAALYVGNNLPSALYALLRTTFGFSALVQTLLYAVAVAVIVPGLLVAGPLSDAVGRRPLMLVALTAFFAGDVAFTFATGTGWLFVARILQGLGMGAGAAAAQAMLSDSAGQDAGGQRRAAMTATACVTFGLALGPVVGGLLAQYGPLPRHLSFVVHAAAVAAVALLVLRTPQPVRAEGVRWRRPRLGVPAEIRRTFVVAGASSFLAWAVLGVFSAVVPSLVQSMLGSTNLAIAAAALALMIATSGFVQFGARKLPPIAAQASGLVVLAAGLALLVLANGTGATWLVVPAMLGTGTGHGLVFTGALAELTVVTPPAERGAVIGTYYVVSYVGLGGPVVVVGLLSLAQGLPAATVLVAAVIGVLCLVLAPLVFLETRRRAGVR; this is encoded by the coding sequence ATGTCGGAGACTCGATTGAACGCGGCCCCCGTGTCCGCCGGGCACAGGGCGTTCGCGGCCGGGGCGGCGACGCTCGCCGCGTTGTACGTCGGGAACAACTTGCCGAGCGCGTTGTATGCGTTGCTGCGGACGACGTTCGGTTTCTCGGCGTTGGTGCAGACGTTGCTGTACGCCGTGGCCGTGGCGGTGATCGTGCCGGGCCTGCTGGTGGCTGGGCCGCTGTCGGACGCGGTGGGGCGGCGGCCGTTGATGCTGGTGGCGCTGACGGCGTTCTTCGCGGGCGACGTAGCGTTCACCTTCGCGACCGGGACGGGTTGGCTGTTCGTCGCGCGGATCCTGCAGGGGCTCGGCATGGGCGCGGGCGCCGCGGCGGCCCAGGCGATGCTGAGTGACAGCGCGGGGCAGGATGCCGGTGGCCAGCGGCGCGCGGCGATGACCGCCACGGCGTGCGTCACGTTCGGGCTGGCGCTCGGCCCGGTGGTCGGTGGCCTGCTCGCTCAGTACGGCCCGCTGCCGCGGCACTTGTCGTTCGTGGTTCACGCGGCGGCCGTGGCGGCGGTGGCGCTGCTGGTGCTGAGGACGCCCCAGCCGGTCCGCGCCGAGGGCGTGCGCTGGCGCCGGCCGAGGCTCGGGGTGCCGGCGGAGATCCGGCGGACGTTCGTGGTGGCCGGGGCGTCGTCGTTCCTGGCGTGGGCGGTGCTGGGCGTGTTCTCCGCGGTGGTGCCCTCGCTCGTGCAGAGCATGCTGGGCTCGACGAACCTCGCGATCGCCGCGGCGGCACTCGCGCTGATGATCGCCACGTCGGGGTTCGTCCAGTTCGGAGCCCGCAAGCTGCCGCCGATCGCGGCGCAGGCGAGCGGGCTCGTGGTACTCGCCGCCGGCCTGGCGTTGCTGGTGCTCGCGAACGGGACCGGCGCCACGTGGCTGGTGGTGCCGGCGATGCTCGGCACGGGAACCGGGCACGGGCTCGTGTTCACGGGCGCGCTGGCAGAGCTCACCGTCGTCACGCCGCCGGCCGAGCGCGGCGCCGTGATCGGGACGTACTACGTGGTCAGCTACGTCGGCCTCGGCGGACCGGTGGTCGTGGTCGGGCTGCTGTCGCTCGCGCAGGGCCTGCCCGCCGCGACCGTGCTCGTCGCGGCGGTCATCGGCGTGTTGTGCCTGGTGCTGGCGCCGCTGGTGTTCCTGGAGACCCGCCGCCGGGCGGGTGTCCGGTGA
- a CDS encoding TetR/AcrR family transcriptional regulator, with protein sequence MPAKVDTRKSLLDTARRIVLAKGYAAVGINEVLADAGVPKGSFYHWFDSKDAFGEAMMKSYFDDYFATMDRIVADKAKNSGEHLMQYWQYFHDTQAADDCQGGCLVVKLGAEIADLSEAMRVTTKTGTAAIVDRIEQMITDGVADGSVSIQDTPRATAETLYDLWLGASMIAKIHGNPGQLDRAMAVTRQVLHV encoded by the coding sequence ATGCCAGCCAAGGTGGACACACGCAAAAGCCTTCTGGACACCGCTCGGCGGATCGTCCTGGCCAAGGGTTACGCCGCGGTCGGCATCAACGAGGTGCTCGCCGACGCCGGCGTTCCGAAGGGGTCGTTCTACCACTGGTTCGATTCCAAGGACGCCTTCGGCGAAGCGATGATGAAGAGCTACTTCGACGATTACTTCGCCACCATGGACCGCATCGTCGCCGACAAGGCGAAGAACTCGGGCGAGCACCTCATGCAGTACTGGCAGTACTTCCACGACACGCAAGCCGCGGACGACTGCCAGGGCGGCTGCCTGGTCGTCAAACTGGGCGCCGAGATCGCCGACCTGTCGGAGGCGATGCGCGTCACGACGAAGACCGGGACCGCGGCGATCGTCGACCGGATCGAGCAGATGATCACCGACGGTGTGGCGGACGGGTCCGTGTCCATTCAGGACACCCCGCGCGCGACGGCCGAGACCCTGTACGACCTGTGGCTCGGGGCCAGCATGATCGCGAAGATCCACGGCAACCCCGGCCAGCTCGACCGCGCCATGGCGGTCACGCGCCAGGTCCTTCACGTCTGA
- a CDS encoding 2-dehydropantoate 2-reductase: MVVGAGATGAFFGARLLQAGNEVAFLVRPRRREVLRERGLRIVSAEGTEVLHPELLVAGELSEAYDAILLSVKADALPAAIEDFAPAVGPGVGIIPFLNGMSHLDVLNDRFGTGSVLGGVVKVVTFVDENGDIRQLAALADMVIGEQTGEQTPRLAALADDFGSAGFPFATSGRIVTEMWHKWVFIASAGAVTTLMHGNIGEIAAVPGGADFATAVLSEAAAVSAAAGHPMTGREFATTRELLTAPDSAFAPSFYRDLSRGLPTEVEHVFADLVLRGEKLGVDTPLLKLATINLRVHQNRVSAA; encoded by the coding sequence TTGGTTGTCGGCGCAGGAGCAACGGGCGCCTTCTTTGGTGCGCGGCTCTTGCAGGCGGGCAACGAGGTGGCTTTCCTGGTTCGGCCCCGGCGTCGTGAGGTGCTGCGTGAGCGCGGCCTGCGCATCGTGAGCGCGGAGGGCACGGAGGTGCTGCACCCCGAGCTGCTTGTCGCGGGGGAGCTCTCCGAGGCGTACGACGCGATCTTGCTGTCGGTCAAGGCCGACGCGCTACCGGCTGCGATCGAGGATTTCGCACCGGCAGTAGGACCGGGAGTGGGGATCATCCCCTTCCTGAATGGCATGTCCCACCTCGATGTCCTCAACGACCGGTTCGGAACCGGTTCGGTGCTGGGCGGGGTGGTCAAGGTCGTCACCTTCGTCGACGAGAACGGCGACATCCGCCAGCTGGCAGCGCTCGCGGACATGGTCATCGGTGAGCAAACCGGCGAGCAGACGCCGCGGCTGGCCGCGCTCGCGGACGACTTCGGCTCCGCCGGCTTCCCTTTCGCGACATCCGGCCGGATCGTCACGGAGATGTGGCACAAATGGGTCTTCATCGCCTCGGCCGGTGCGGTGACCACTCTGATGCACGGCAACATCGGCGAAATCGCCGCCGTTCCCGGTGGTGCGGACTTCGCGACGGCGGTCCTGTCCGAAGCGGCGGCCGTGTCCGCCGCGGCCGGCCATCCGATGACCGGCCGGGAGTTCGCGACCACCAGGGAGCTGCTCACGGCGCCTGACTCGGCCTTCGCGCCCTCCTTCTACCGGGATCTCTCCCGCGGCCTGCCCACCGAGGTTGAACACGTTTTCGCCGACCTCGTGCTGCGCGGCGAGAAGCTTGGGGTTGACACCCCCTTGCTGAAGCTCGCGACCATCAACCTGCGGGTGCACCAGAATCGCGTCTCAGCCGCCTGA
- a CDS encoding DUF1330 domain-containing protein: MAQPHDGGPVYALNLFDIADREEYLAYSRRSPKEVAAHGGRVVALGQFRESVTGDIEPRKVMIVVEWESRAAFESYRADPALADLHPHRENGSSSYVWHLFDRLDDLRPLLRPQA; encoded by the coding sequence ATGGCGCAGCCGCACGACGGAGGACCGGTCTACGCGCTGAATCTGTTCGACATCGCCGATCGCGAGGAGTACCTGGCCTACTCTCGGCGATCGCCGAAAGAGGTCGCCGCACACGGCGGCCGCGTTGTCGCATTGGGACAGTTCCGGGAGTCGGTCACCGGGGACATCGAGCCGCGCAAGGTCATGATCGTCGTGGAGTGGGAGTCGCGCGCGGCGTTCGAAAGTTACCGCGCCGACCCGGCGCTGGCCGATCTGCACCCGCACCGGGAGAACGGTTCGTCCTCCTACGTCTGGCACCTGTTCGACCGGCTGGACGACCTGCGCCCGCTGCTGCGGCCCCAGGCGTGA